From a single Balaenoptera ricei isolate mBalRic1 unplaced genomic scaffold, mBalRic1.hap2 scaffold_354, whole genome shotgun sequence genomic region:
- the LOC132358769 gene encoding aromatase-like: protein SSSMFHIMKHNHYTSRFGSKLGLQCIGMHEKGIIFNNNPALWKTVRPFFTKALSGPGLVRMVTVCADSITKHLDRLEEVRNELGYVDVLTLMRRIMLDTSNKLFLGIPLDERAIVVKIQGYFDAWQALLLKPDIFFKISWLCRKYEKSVKDLKDAMEILIEEKRQRISTAEKLEDCMDFATELIFAEKRGDLTRANVNQCILEMLIAAPDTMSVSVFFMLFLIAKHPQVEEAIMKEIQTVVGERDIRIDDMQKLKVVENFIYESMRYQPVVDLVMRKALEDDVIDGYPVKKGTNIILNIGRMHRLEFFPKPNEFTLENFAKNVPYRYFQPFGFGPRACAGKYIAMVMMKVTLVTLLRRFHVQTLQGRCVEKMQKKNDLSLHPDETSDLLGMIFIPRNADKCLGH from the exons GTCTTCGAGTATGTTCCACATAATGAAGCACAATCACTACACATCCCGATTCGGCAGCAAACTTGGGTTGCAGTGCATTGGCATGCATGAGAAAGGCATCATATTTAACAATAATCCAGCACTCTGGAAAACCGTTCGACCTTTCTTTACAAAAG CTTTGTCTGGCCCCGGCCTGGTGCGCATGGTGACCGTCTGTGCTGATTCCATCACCAAGCATCTGGACAGGCTGGAGGAGGTCCGCAACGAGTTGGGCTATGTGGACGTGTTGACCCTCATGCGGCGCATCATGCTGGACACCTCTAACAAGCTCTTCCTGGGGATCCCCTTGGACG aaAGGGCCATCGTGGTTAAAATCCAGGGTTATTTTGATGCATGGCAAGCTCTCCTTCTCAAACCAGACATCTTCTTTAAGATTTCTTGGCTATGCAGAAAGTATGAAAAGTCTGT cAAGGATTTGAAGGATGCCATGGAAATTCtgatagaagaaaaaagacagaggATTTCAACAGCAGAGAAACTAGAAGACTGTATGGATTTTGCCACTGAGTTGATTTTTGCCGAG AAACGTGGTGACCTGACAAGAGCGAATGTGAACCAGTGCATATTGGAAATGCTGATCGCAGCGCCGGACaccatgtctgtctctgtgttctTCATGCTGTTTCTCATTGCAAAGCACCCCCAGGTTGAAGAGGCAATAATGAAGGAAATCCAGACTGTTGTTG GTGAAAGAGACATAAGGATTGATGATATGCAAAAACTAAAAGTGgtagaaaactttatttatgagaGCATGCGGTACCAGCCTGTTGTGGACCTGGTCATGCGCAAAGCCTTAGAGGATGATGTCATCGATGGCTACCCAGTGAAAAAGGGGACTAACATTATCCTGAATATTGGAAGAATGCATAGACTCGAGTTTTTCCCCAAGCCCAATGAATTTACTCTTGAAAACTTTGCCAAGAAT GTTCCTTACAGGTACTTTCAGCCATTTGGCTTTGGGCCCCGGGCCTGTGCGGGAAAATACATTGCCATGGTGATGATGAAGGTCACCCTGGTCACGCTTCTGAGACGCTTCCACGTGCAGACATTGCAAGGTCGATGTGTTGAAAAGATGCAGAAGAAAAATGACTTATCCTTGCACCCAGATGAGACCAGCGACCTGCTGGGAATGATTTTCATCCCAAGAAATGCAGACAAGTGCCTCGGCCACTAA